ATACAttcaagattaataaaatattcctTACAAAAAAAGGGTGCTTTTCTATGGTGCACTCATAGTGTTTGGGATATttaaattgttataatttttgtttttttttttcttttttatgatagtgtatattatagttatttaatatattttataaaattttaaaataatttataatatataaaaaataggtTTTTTATAGTATATTTTACACATATAACATAAAAGAGACACTTAATTtactttttgaattttatttttgatatattaattttttcttataaaaaatgatattaaatttttatttttatttttaaatttgtaaaatattttaaataattacaatgtgtatttctatataaaaaataaattaaaattatttaaatgtgaaaaataaaattttccagTTTTTTTATAGACATTACAAAATTTATAagtgttatttttgttatttttaatgttgGAGATTTctagtaaatataatattgcAAACATTATATAATatccaatatttttattatcatctaaaataaaattttaaaaaaatatatgtgtaaTTAAAAGAATAGTAAGGACAAAAAAAGTTGGCATAATCTATTTTCTTAAGGTAATGGGTCAATTTGTCAACAAACCCATTGAGCAAAGAGTTGGTGGGAGAGTGAGAAAGTGACACGAGTAGGGCTAATATGGTAATTTCAGATCATCATGGTCTTCCTCGTCACGTGACACGTGATGGTTTCGACTGTATCATctcattttatattattttaatgtaattaCAGTTTCTTCCtaattaatatgttttttttgcATGCTTCCCCTTAGGGTCTTATCCCGTTTGATAATACCGGCACTCGTTGTTGGGATTGGGTTAAATTTCTTTGTAATCTCGGTAGTAAGGGGTTTAATATTGATGAggtatttttatatacagttATTATTGTagatcagggccggccctgaaacaaAGTGGGTCATAGGGAAAAAAAGAATTTTTGGGCccttatgttagaaaaaatatagtatttttcaaaattagtaaaaaaatgtataattttaaaagagaaaaaaacaaTTTGGACCCCTGGGCtgagtgggccctaggcacaagCCTAgtccgcctatgcccagggtcgGGCCTGTTGTAGATACAATTTAGAGAGCTAGAAATGACAAGATTTGTAATAATAATCTGTTTAGATtactatattaattttattacttaTTGTTATTCAAATTATGGTTACTCTCTTGTGTCTACCCCTCTACTTGTGGACTGGGTAAAAATTAATTGTGATGTGATAGTGGGGAGTAGGTCTATGTGTCTTGCTATAGTTGCCAAGGACTCTTCAAGGATGATTTGGTGGGCTTGTACCGAGCAACAATCGATTGACAAGCCTCTCACCAGAGATAGGGTCAACCCTAAGCTAAGGCGGACTAAGTCTGCGCTTAAGTCTCACTCATTTCAGGGGcctaaatgaaagaaaaaaaacttttaataaatatataatgttttttcataatttttaaaaatgtaatttattcttataaaaatggctaaaaaaagaagaaattatACTGTatattcacttttcattttctattttaacttttatctttcttttatatttataatcagTTTTATAAGTCATATCTCCATTATGTATATTAGGGACTCTAACTTTGATAatttatgtgaaattatatttgGTACTCTAATTATAAAAGAAggtatttatcaattataattattttgtaattatatttagttaatgtgtactaaaaaatagtaattctcaatttatctcaaaaaaaaattatttttctaatcGAGAGTTGTTAGTCACTAAGCAGCGAAGTTTGTTATCTTTGAGAGTAATTTTAAAGTGGTTATCAAAGGAGAAATTTGTAGGTGGGATATTGGTAGCTACATTCAACAGGGCAACTCTCACCTTTCGTAATCTTTTTGGGTTgcaatttttttagaaattttaattttattgctCAAAATATTACTAAAAGGAGTTACGCtctaaataatttttatctATGAAATGTTTCTACTTCAAAAAATGTTCAAAAACCATGTATTAGTGTATAGTTTTATTAGGCTCTTCTTCCTAAAAATACAGTTTTAGACCGTTTGGGATTTATAAAAAgcttaattagaatttttacccactaaactttgacatgtataaAATCATATCCCCTGAACTTTTCAGACCGTTAAAAAATTCCCTTGAACATAAATTTAAGAACATTTGtccaatttcatttaattttactaatatgacGGTTGTTCATATagtaaatcatgcccctcgaactttgatatCGCCCCCAATCTTTCAAAAGTATAAAATTGTGCCCCCTAAATTTTCATCCACATCAGACTTTGTttagtaaaattgaacaaaagtccttaaatccaacaatctcaataatttagaaggaatttttaacgacctgaAAAATTTGAAaggtataatttagtacatatcaaagttcagggagcaaAAATCTAAGTTAGCCATTATAAAATAAccacttataataaatttttttaattttacagtGACTTAATTcatataaaaagaatattaacgAGAACTTTTTATGTGATTAAATTAtcaaattgtatattaaaaaaaaatacactacTGAGGCTACAGCCCCTTCTCTGATGGGATCCATAAAGGAGAGAAGAGAAGGAAGATTCCTTTGCACCATCACTTAAAGATtttatcaacaaaaaaaaaaagaattaattattaaattatttttaatttctgaagaaaaaaattgtaataaaaaataaaattttcaacacactgatacaataaaaaaaattatgttgatctaataaaacaaaacaagttATCTTATCAAGCTCATTGACCAAAAAGCAGAAATTTGGTGAAAAATAAAGACTAAAAATGAGAGGGTCAAGTTAAATAAATAGTATTCTCCCAAAGAAAAAGGCAGAGGAAATTGTTGTTCTCCCACAACAAACCAATGTCACCAAAAATACAATGAAATGATTTATCAGCTTCTTGAGACAAAATTCCATAAGTGTTTTGTATACAAAACCATGTGTAGAGAAGAGACATTCCTCATCCACATTGAATAAATTATCTTGATCACTCACTCCCCCCCTGGTGTCCCAAAATCTGTCATCATCATGCTTCGACTGACTGACGACTATATTATTCATGCAGACATTTTCTTTCTTTACCTCTAATCTCAAAGACCTATCACCTATGATAAGTGTTTGGTAACATACCTCTCAGACTCCGGGAATGGGGAACTGGGTTGTCAAAGCTTCAACTCTTGTTTGAAGATCTAACACCCTATTCGATAATGGGAAATCTGGTGAAGTAACAAACTTCATAAAATCTTGGAGCTTTGTACCCGAAGCTAGCTTTTTCGCATCTCGGGTTATCTCCACACCCTCGTGAATGAAATCTGCAATTGCTACGAAGTCTTTCTCCTTGAATCCTCTTGTTGTCATTGCAGGTGATCCAATTCGAATACCCCCTGGCACTAGTGCGCTCTTATCGCCTTTTTCATTCAAACATTTGTAGTGTAAGATTGACATAGAAATTACCATAAACTAAGAAAAGGGAAGAGTATGAGGAATGGATAACAAAGATATACTTACCGGGTACTGAGTTCTTGTTGAGAGTGATGGACGCCATGTCCAAAATTTTCTCCACACGAGCTCCATCCATTCCCTGAAGAAGTTGATTTATATTTGCaatcaaaaaattataaagtaCAAACTAAGATTTCATATATCTAAAGGCCAAAGATCAAATACAGATTATTGATTAACCAGCAAGAATACAAAAAGAAACTTACTAATGGCCTAAGATCAACAAGAACTAAATGGTTATCGCTTCCACCAGAAACAAGTTTGTACCCCAATTCTGTCAATCGACTCGCAAGAGCTCTACAATTAGAGACCACCTACAAGACAGAGAAGCCATATTAATAAAGGCATGTCTAGAATGATCAAGATAAaataaaacttgaaaaaaaatatgcagTACATTCTTCTGGTAAGCCTTAAAGGCTGGTGATTGTGCATATTTCAAGCACACGGCGAGCCCCCCAATAGTGTGGTTATGAGGACCACCCTGCATAAAGAACGAAACCAAATTTTTACTAATGACTCGCTTAACAAAATAATCAAAACTGTTATGACAAGTCAGCAAAAAATACAGACCTGTAGACCTGGAAATACAGCATTGTTGATTGCAGATTCTAAATCAACACCAAGAATGGGGTCCTTCCTGAAGAAAATCATGCCACCTCTTGGGCCTCTCAGAGACTGAATAGAGAAAATCCAACTTTGTCAGAAGAAATGAACAGAAAgcatacattttactattataaAAAAGGTTTACAATATAAATTGGAAATAATTTTTTGGACGCAAATAACTATCACAAGAAACTGTTTTCCGAAGTTTCCATTaacatcaaaagacactaatcCTTAGACCTTAAACAAAGCACAAAATTTCTTGCCAAAACAAAGGATGGTTGGAATAGATTACCTTGTGTGTTGTTGTAGTCACAATGTCACAGTATTCAAAAGGATCTGCAACCACAGAAGCTGCTACAAGTCCACTTATGTGAGCCATATCCATCATGAGGAATGCACCAACAGAGTCCGCAATCTTCCAAGGCACAACAAATGCAATCAGTAGTTTTTCTTTGATGAATGAAATAAGTTTGTTGAAATGAAGAAACAGATTATTTAGTACAAATATGTGCAACTTGATAACAAACTCTAACCTTTCTCATCCTAGGATAGTCAAAATCTCGAGGATAAGCACTGGCACCAGCAATAATGAGTTTCGGTCGAAAGAGAGTTGCTGTTTTCTCAAGCATATCATAATCAACAATCCCTGATTTAAATTTGGAGCAAAATTAACACTCACCATCAAAACAAGTGATCAACAACACAAGTATACTCCGAGTTGAAATTATcaaataacaaacaaacctGTAACTTCATCAAGTCTGTAAGGCATGGACTCAAAATAAATTGATGTTCCTGAGACTCTTCGTTTAGCTGTCATGAATCCATGTGATAAGTGCCCTCCATGAGGCAAGTCCAATCCCTAAGTTAAATGCAAAAATATTAGATAACTCAAGAGTTGTTCAAAATTTCAATGACCAACAAAAGTTAACAAGACTAAAAAATCATACCATGATTCGATCATGAGGGCTAAGAATTGCAGTGTAAACCTCAAAATTAGCAGGAGAACCAGACAAGGGTTGAACATTAACACCCCACTTTTTTGCATCCAAGTGAAAAGCATCTAAAGCTCTCTTTTGGCAAAGAATCTCAAGCTCATCAATAAACTCATTGCCCCCATAGTATCTAAAcatatataacaaataaaaataagagcTAAAACTCACCATTAAAAATTGTAAGCTTAGAGGGAACTAAACTAAAAGCCTTTACCTTTTCCCAGGTAACCCTTCAGAGTACTTGTTTGTTAGACAAGACCCAACTGTCTCCATAACTGCCCTGTAAGTAAAGTTCTCGGAAGCAATAAGCTCAAGGCTTTTGAACTGACGTTGCTTCTCCTTATCAACAATTTGACGAACCTCAGGATCAGCCTCACTTAGGCTATAGTCAATAAAGCTACTCCCATCATCCTCTGTATCAAAACACATTatagaataataaataaacatttatcagGGTGAGTGAGCTCCCAAAAGGATGTTCAAAAAATCACATGGTTACCAGTAACATCCGGAGCAGTAACGGAGACAGaggagggagaggaagagggTCTCCCTGAAACCAAGCTTCCTTCGACATGGGAAAGTTTGCAAGGCTTGAAAGAGTTGAACTTTATTTGGTGTGGAAATTCATTGATAGGAAAGAAACCCTTTTGGGGAAAAGCTGCTCCTTTGCCCCAAAGAGGTTGTTGAAGAGAACCTGTTACTGCAGAAGTAGCTCCAATACAACCCTGCATAGTGGACTGGTGAAGAAGGTGTTACTGTGACCACGTTGGTTGCCGGAGACCTGAGATTTTGGGTTTTGAGATTTTcacataaataaatacataaaatggaaaataaaatattatagtaTTCATGGTCATTGTCAGTGTGAGGTCCAAACTTTACATGTAAATTTATATCCAATACAGTATATGCTACTCAAATCATCAATACTAACTTTGCGAGAAAAAAACAATCCATTCCATCAATACTGattattaaaaacatataattatataataatcaatTGTGCAGAAGAATAAAAAAATCCTCAAAGCCACACACATTCATATTACTTACGTTAagctcttttatatatatacatgcaacATTCAGATATTCAGAAAAGACTATTGATACATTAGAAGCTCAACTATGCTGAAGAAAATAAACACAAACTCAGTCAGAAGACATTATTATTTTgctgaaagaaaaaagaaatggaGTTGGTAAAGCTAGCTTTGAACTTACGTGTTGGAGAGTCTCGTTGGTCTGGCCGGAGAAGTTCTATTGACGGCGCCTGGCGTTTCGTTGGTCTGGCCGGAGAAGTTCCACGGTACGGTGGCAaccacagagagagagagagagagagagagagagagagagatgcggCTGTCGAATAAGATTAGGGATTtaggttttatttttatttagtaatattatatttatattatatttgatttaggatttttcttaaataaactAAAGTTTTTGGTAAAATTGAGAATAATTActcaaaattttaagtttgtaagtgttATACAACTCTTTTATTATTCTCAGTATCGACTCTGTTATTATCTTAAGCAAGTCACATTAATATTCTAGATCGTCTAAAAAGAaatatgtaatatgaattaCTTTTAAACGTTCttataataaattcaaaatagaaTTTGTACTGACAAAactgaaaaagaattaaaattttgcaaaCATTAGCTACTTATacgactaaaaataaatattgaatttaaATCGCTTACAAACTTAATAAAAGTATGGTAATAGTATCTCTATTGAGTAGTATACCAATTTTACTACTAATAAATTCATAAACTTACAATAATGCTAATATATTTTTGAACTTTTCTCTTGATACAAGTTTGTCTTGTCTTCTATCTATTAAAGgacaacactttttttttttttttggacaacACTTTTTAAAGCATATAaactattatcattattattattagagtaAATAGTGATAtaagtatttaaaattttaagtttgtaagtagTATAAATTtagtgtttatttttagcggtatATGTACCAagtgtttgtaaaactgtagtTTTTCTCTAATTTCGTTAGTACATACTCTCTTATACACATATAAAAcccaaattttagattattaagTCTAAATAGAAATATGTAATGTCAGTTACTTCcaaatattcttttaatatattcaaaacggagtctgtactgacgaaactgaaataaaattacagattacaaacattgagtacttatgccactaaaaataaacattaaatttatatcgcttataaacttaaaattttagTTACTTTTGCCGCTACTtacctttattattattaatgaaaattttcgtACCACAACTTAGACCCTCcactaatttgtacaaattaatctcattaattacatgaacttcccactttaccttttttttttaaaaaaaaaaaaaaattgttaaaaattaaagaaacttccctctctcttcctctctctcttccctctcgtgcacctctctctctctagaaaaaaactaaaaaaaagcttccctctctcttccctGTCGAATGTTTATTTCTCGGTGGGCGGTGATGGAAAACCGGAGCAAACCCcaatcactcaagaatcttacaccattacAATGGATAAGTtgtgttttaagcattttgttagaCTTTATGTAGTTTGCGTTTGTTATATGTGTCGTATTTGTTGAAActgatatttttttgtttgaaatggTAGAGATCTTGCAAATCTAGTTTTCTGTCGAAATCTGGGTTTTCCAGATGTTATCGACAGTTTATCGATAGAATATCGATGCTATGTCGATATCCTGCTAAGAAAGGTCAGGGATGACCATtatcgacatgttgtcgacaaTTTGTCGATATCATGTCGATTAAAAAGTAAATTAACATACATAagttatttgagaatttgtcgACACAAAATTGTTGACACActatcgacatgatgtcgacattCAATCGATATCACACTTAGCAATCACAGAAAGCAATTACATCACATTGCCGCCAACATATCGACACACTGTCGAC
This region of Cannabis sativa cultivar Pink pepper isolate KNU-18-1 chromosome 7, ASM2916894v1, whole genome shotgun sequence genomic DNA includes:
- the LOC115697435 gene encoding serine hydroxymethyltransferase 3, chloroplastic codes for the protein MQGCIGATSAVTGSLQQPLWGKGAAFPQKGFFPINEFPHQIKFNSFKPCKLSHVEGSLVSGRPSSSPSSVSVTAPDVTEDDGSSFIDYSLSEADPEVRQIVDKEKQRQFKSLELIASENFTYRAVMETVGSCLTNKYSEGLPGKRYYGGNEFIDELEILCQKRALDAFHLDAKKWGVNVQPLSGSPANFEVYTAILSPHDRIMGLDLPHGGHLSHGFMTAKRRVSGTSIYFESMPYRLDEVTGIVDYDMLEKTATLFRPKLIIAGASAYPRDFDYPRMRKIADSVGAFLMMDMAHISGLVAASVVADPFEYCDIVTTTTHKSLRGPRGGMIFFRKDPILGVDLESAINNAVFPGLQGGPHNHTIGGLAVCLKYAQSPAFKAYQKNVVSNCRALASRLTELGYKLVSGGSDNHLVLVDLRPLGMDGARVEKILDMASITLNKNSVPGDKSALVPGGIRIGSPAMTTRGFKEKDFVAIADFIHEGVEITRDAKKLASGTKLQDFMKFVTSPDFPLSNRVLDLQTRVEALTTQFPIPGV